The following are encoded together in the Populus trichocarpa isolate Nisqually-1 chromosome 5, P.trichocarpa_v4.1, whole genome shotgun sequence genome:
- the LOC7486609 gene encoding uncharacterized protein LOC7486609, producing the protein MEGLMSKLRNLDAYPKINEDFYSRTLSGGVITLASSVVMFLLFFSELRLYLHAVTETKLVVDTSRGETLRINFDVTFPALPCSILSLDAMDISGEQHLDVKHDIIKKRLDFHGNVIEARQDGIGAPKIEKPLQRHGGRLEHNETYCGSCYGAEASDEDCCNSCEDVREAYRKKGWAVTNPDLMDQCKREGFLQKIKDEEGEGCNIYGFLEVNKVAGNFHFAPGKSFQQSGVHVHDLLAFQKDSFNITHKINRLTFGEYFPGVVNPLDGVQWTQETPSGMYQYFIKVVPTVYTDVSGHTIQSNQFSVTEHFRGTDIGRLQSLPGVFFFYDLSPIKVTFTEEHVSFLHFLTNVCAIVGGVFTVSGILDTFIYHGQKAIKKKMEIGKFS; encoded by the exons ATGGAGGGGTTAATGAGCAAGCTAAGGAATTTGGATGCATATCCAAAAATCAACGAGGATTTCTACAGCCGTACGCTTTCCGGTGGCGTTATCACTCTCGCTTCCTCTGTCGTTATgtttctcctcttcttctccGAGCTCC GATTATATCTTCATGCGGTAACTGAAACAAAACTAGTGGTGGATACTTCGAGAGGAGAAACTCTACGTATCAAT TTTGATGTCACGTTCCCCGCTCTTCCGTGCTCTATTCTTAGCCTTGATGCCATGGATATTAGTGGAGAGCAACATCTTGATGTA AAACatgatataattaagaaaagactAGATTTTCATGGAAATGTCATAGAAGCACGGCAAGATGGAATTGGTGCCCCTAAG ATTGAAAAGCCTTTGCAGAGGCATGGTGGCAGGCTTGAGCACAACGAGACATACTGTGGCTCCTGTTATGGTGCGGAAGCG TCAGATGAAGACTGCTGTAATTCTTGTGAGGACGTTCGTGAAGCATATCGAAAGAAAGGTTGGGCGGTGACAAATCCGGATTTAATGGACCAG TGCAAAAGAGAGGGATTTCTCCAAAAGATTAAAGATGAAGAGGGTGAAGGATGCAACATTTATGGATTCTTAGAAGTTAATAAGGTGGCTGGAAATTTTCATTTTGCACCTGGGAAGAGTTTTCAGCAATCTGGTGTTCACGTGCATGATCTGCTGGCATTTCAGAAGGATAGTTTTAAT ATAACTCACAAGATTAATAGGCTGACTTTCGGAGAATATTTTCCAGGTGTTGTGAATCCTCTTGATGG TGTGCAATGGACACAAGAAACACCAAGTGGGATGTACCAGTATTTCATCAAG GTAGTACCTACTGTATACACAGATGTGAGTGGACACACTATCCAGTCAAATCAG ttttctgtGACTGAACATTTTAGGGGCACTGACATAGGTCGCCTTCAGTCCCTTCCAGgagttttcttcttttatgacCTTTCTCCAATTAAG GTGACTTTCACAGAAGAACATGTTTCGTTCTTACACTTCCTAACAAATGTGTGTGCCATAGTTGGAG GTGTTTTCACTGTTTCTGGCATACTGGATACATTTATATATCATGGTCAAAAGGCAATCAAGAAGAAGATGGAAATCGGTAAATTTAGTTGA